One window of Acidimicrobiales bacterium genomic DNA carries:
- a CDS encoding site-specific integrase yields the protein MLLANFSTILSAAVDDGLLARNPCDSRSVRAPKVEQRRIVPWTAEQVAAVVETHPDRYRSVPLVAAGCGLRQGEVFGLRVEDVDFLRRRVLVRQQVKLVKSRPVIAPPKGGKTREVPLPDAVAEAISEQVRRFPAGASGLVFVTRERKPLVRTYFNHHIWKPALRAAGVEPTRENGMQALRHFYASVLLDAGESIRALADYLGHSDPGFTLRVYTHLMPSSEDRARVAVDKVLRSGSADSADSSRTRSQIGQ from the coding sequence GTGCTTCTGGCCAACTTCTCGACCATCCTGTCCGCAGCGGTGGACGACGGCCTGCTGGCCCGCAACCCATGCGACTCTCGGTCCGTTCGAGCGCCGAAGGTCGAGCAGCGGCGCATCGTGCCATGGACTGCCGAGCAGGTCGCGGCCGTGGTCGAGACGCACCCCGACCGCTACCGGTCCGTCCCACTCGTTGCCGCGGGCTGTGGGCTACGCCAGGGCGAGGTGTTCGGCCTTCGGGTCGAGGACGTCGACTTCCTCCGTCGCAGGGTGCTTGTGCGTCAGCAGGTGAAGCTCGTGAAGTCGCGGCCGGTGATCGCACCGCCGAAGGGCGGCAAAACCCGTGAGGTTCCTCTCCCCGATGCTGTGGCTGAGGCCATCTCCGAGCAGGTGCGGCGGTTCCCCGCCGGGGCCTCGGGGCTCGTGTTCGTGACCCGTGAGCGCAAGCCACTGGTGCGCACGTACTTCAATCATCACATCTGGAAGCCGGCACTCCGAGCTGCCGGCGTTGAGCCGACCCGCGAGAACGGGATGCAAGCGCTGCGGCACTTCTACGCATCGGTGCTCCTCGATGCTGGTGAGTCGATCCGCGCGCTTGCGGACTACCTCGGCCACTCCGATCCGGGCTTCACGCTCCGCGTCTACACACACCTCATGCCGTCGTCGGAGGACCGCGCCCGCGTGGCCGTCGACAAGGTGCTGCGGTCGGGATCAGCGGATTCCGCGGACTCCTCGCGGACTCGTTCTCAAATTGGGCAGTGA
- a CDS encoding methylated-DNA--[protein]-cysteine S-methyltransferase: MNPVPHDPDVADHLAAALGGDDLDVLRRRLSDEADRAGVLDLAYRVVESPVGDLLVVTSPSGLVRVAFDLEDHDLVLTHLAEAVSPRILRSATRTDEVARELDEYFEGARRRFDVAVDLRLASGFRAEVLTHLLDVPYGTVVSYGELARTTSSPRAARAVGTACATNPVPIVVPCHRVVRSGGALGNYLGGYLGGPEVKVALLELEGAL; the protein is encoded by the coding sequence GTGAACCCGGTTCCCCACGATCCCGACGTCGCCGATCACCTCGCCGCGGCGCTCGGCGGGGACGACCTGGATGTCCTGCGCCGCCGGCTCTCCGACGAGGCGGACCGGGCGGGCGTGCTCGACCTCGCGTACCGGGTCGTCGAGAGCCCGGTCGGCGACCTGCTCGTCGTCACGTCCCCGTCCGGCCTCGTGCGCGTGGCGTTCGACCTCGAGGACCACGACCTCGTGCTCACCCACCTGGCCGAGGCCGTCAGCCCCAGGATCCTCCGGTCGGCCACCCGCACCGACGAGGTGGCCCGGGAGCTCGACGAGTACTTCGAGGGAGCGCGTCGCCGCTTCGACGTCGCCGTCGACCTGCGCCTGGCGAGCGGCTTCCGGGCCGAGGTGCTCACGCACCTCCTCGACGTCCCGTACGGCACGGTCGTCTCCTACGGCGAGCTGGCCCGCACCACGTCGAGCCCCCGGGCGGCGCGGGCCGTCGGGACGGCCTGTGCCACGAATCCCGTGCCCATCGTGGTCCCGTGCCACCGCGTCGTGCGCTCCGGCGGGGCGCTCGGCAACTACCTCGGCGGCTACCTCGGGGGACCCGAGGTGAAGGTCGCGCTGCTCGAGCTCGAGGGGGCGCTCTGA
- a CDS encoding sigma-70 family RNA polymerase sigma factor translates to MQPFEQVVTDHGAVVLRVCRAVLGADRAAAEDAWAETFVAALRAYPELRPGSDVRAWLVTIAHRKAIDQVRRRARGAVPMATLPEVSVDGVPAADDGLLDALAALPPKQRAAIAYRYLADLSYADVAELLGGTQAAARRCAADGIAALRAAYPGGPP, encoded by the coding sequence GTGCAACCGTTCGAGCAGGTCGTGACCGATCACGGCGCCGTCGTGCTCCGGGTGTGCCGCGCCGTGCTCGGTGCCGACCGGGCCGCCGCCGAGGACGCGTGGGCCGAGACCTTCGTCGCCGCGCTGCGGGCCTACCCCGAGCTGCGCCCAGGGAGCGACGTGCGGGCGTGGTTGGTCACCATCGCCCACCGCAAGGCGATCGACCAGGTGCGCCGACGGGCGCGTGGCGCGGTGCCGATGGCCACCCTCCCCGAAGTGTCCGTCGACGGTGTGCCGGCCGCTGACGACGGGTTGCTCGACGCGCTGGCCGCCCTCCCCCCGAAGCAACGGGCCGCCATCGCCTACCGGTACCTGGCCGACCTGTCCTACGCCGACGTCGCCGAACTGCTCGGTGGTACCCAGGCGGCTGCGCGCCGCTGCGCCGCCGATGGCATCGCCGCGCTCCGCGCCGCCTACCCGGGAGGACCACCGTGA
- a CDS encoding DUF6531 domain-containing protein: protein MNVVFSGDQALFAFRYDWNFGLSVPGGKQCSPDPLETLGSNPAMPNGNSAQGAEADPVNTATGNFHLAQSDLAVPGRGPGLALARAYNSLDATRVSSFGPGWSFSYGMALVLDLPAGNATVIQEGGSRVPFGLTNGVWRSPDRFTARLVQETNGTWTFTRNEREVFQFDSSGRLISIRDLNGETTTLGYNPTSGKLATVTDAAGRVMTFTWSGDRITKVVGPGSPGREVLYSYDALLRLTGVTDVAGGKWVYSYDTSGRLSTVRDPNREGVANPPVLSNLYDTSGRVTLQTDRLGKATVFDYSVAGETKVTDPTGDVSVDYYTNGLRTKATKGFGTPDAASWLFEYDLRTLGITKVTDPRGKIWTATYDTRGNRTTTKDPLNRTTSATFNGFNQPLTVTDSAGVVTTFTYDANANLLSRSTPLVGSSPAVAETVQFRRDDPAHRGDVTSMVDPRGKVWTYRYDALGYRDQVTDPLLFKTTSTFNNQGWLLTSVSPRGNVAGANAANFTTTYTYTAHGDVATVAGPEGGSVTNVYDKNRNLISVTDALGATTGYAFDANDQLITITRPGGSLVRNEYFDDGMLRKQIDAASQETVFAYNALDRLITQTNPLGQVTRYVYDKSGNLESREDPGGNCAAVTKVGCVTYTYNDANQLDDVNQLKAIDYSDPGTRDVTSVDYDPAGRRSAVTETGGVVTSWSWDSLGRLESSTAAGRTTTYRYDLAGNLEKLQGPTGPLVERVYDDAGRFVEVKDGTGRSTTFGYDADANHTTTTFPSSVNADTFGYDNAGRMTSATYRKGTTILAGATFTRGDSLGRVTGENLTSLPGTNSSFTYTGLNQLGSRNATPFTYDAANNVTGLQGRFQAANVGGQLCWVAATAGSGCSTPPSSATGFTYDQRGNRITETPTAGVGTSFGYDQANRLTSASVPAQGGSGGQYTALATPARVLDTRPAPQRAGLCPTTTAQCTTVPSGGTRAVRVSGQGGIPTSGVAAVAVNVTSIGSTGGGFLTVWGPGSRPNTSNVNYLTGATITNLTITALSSTGTINIWAQTQTDVIVDVVGWYATPTGQAGGELTAINPTRILDTRTSTRTGLCPTTTPQCTTVPAFGSRTVQVSGRGGVPVTGVQQVVVNITAVNGTGAGLLTAWAAGAPQPGTINVSYSAGQVVSALSFVPVAANGQVSVASLFAGTDVVFDVVGWVSAPSASNQAFNVVTPTRVLDTRPPPSRVGVCDAPGCTRLSAGQARTVQITGQGGIPTSGVSAVLVNVTAVAPSGFAAWLTVHRAGTAAPSGSTLAYTTATVANLAVVPLSADGKLTVSNFNGSTDVTLDVQGFYADTATWTYAYDADNLRVSKTSPAGVVTSFDWDKSTSVPQLIAETTAGVTTRYVYGPGLAPVQQIAGSTVSYLHHDQLGSVRLVTDSAGNQTGAATYLPYGELEASSGTLTRFGFAGSYTDPETGLQYLRARYYDPDTAQFLSRDPLVGFTGDPYGYAGGTPLNAIDPTGLAPADLWENALRVAGQFAVFAAGFAGAAMCGASVICGVAVGAAVGFGSYAAANAGTNRWSWGWAIANTAVGGAAGGLGAYAARAATGVAPQSAIGFADDAVGSAYQGMRSGGGHAMRHLMDEGLIPNAGSLASRAATFQDLTSPILRNPSATFNWRLGDTATRAFAGQAGGRQVVVFVAKEGPYQGRVISAVVPDASQVAQWGL from the coding sequence GTGAACGTCGTCTTCTCAGGCGACCAGGCGCTATTCGCTTTTCGGTACGACTGGAACTTCGGTTTGTCGGTACCCGGTGGGAAGCAGTGTTCGCCGGACCCGTTGGAGACGCTCGGATCCAATCCGGCGATGCCGAACGGGAACAGCGCGCAGGGCGCGGAAGCCGACCCGGTCAACACGGCGACTGGGAACTTCCATCTCGCTCAGTCGGATCTGGCGGTACCTGGGCGTGGTCCTGGTCTGGCGCTCGCCCGGGCCTACAACTCCCTGGACGCAACCCGAGTCAGTTCGTTCGGCCCCGGCTGGTCGTTCAGCTACGGAATGGCCTTGGTGTTGGACCTACCTGCCGGCAACGCGACCGTCATTCAAGAAGGAGGCTCACGGGTTCCCTTCGGGCTGACGAACGGCGTGTGGCGCTCCCCCGACAGGTTCACGGCGAGGTTGGTACAGGAGACGAACGGCACCTGGACCTTCACCCGCAACGAGCGGGAGGTCTTCCAGTTCGATTCGTCGGGGCGGTTGATTTCGATCAGGGATCTCAATGGCGAAACGACGACGCTGGGATACAACCCGACGTCGGGGAAGTTGGCGACGGTCACAGATGCCGCCGGCCGGGTGATGACGTTCACGTGGTCAGGTGATCGGATCACGAAGGTGGTGGGGCCTGGCTCACCAGGCCGGGAGGTCCTCTACTCCTACGACGCCTTATTGCGACTGACCGGTGTGACCGACGTGGCTGGCGGGAAGTGGGTGTACTCCTACGACACGAGCGGTCGGTTGTCGACGGTTCGTGATCCCAACCGTGAGGGGGTCGCGAACCCGCCGGTTCTGTCGAACCTCTATGACACGTCGGGTCGGGTGACGTTGCAGACGGATCGTCTCGGCAAGGCCACGGTGTTCGATTACTCCGTGGCGGGGGAGACGAAGGTCACCGACCCCACCGGTGACGTCTCGGTGGACTACTACACCAACGGGTTGCGGACGAAGGCGACGAAGGGCTTCGGCACGCCCGATGCGGCGTCGTGGCTGTTCGAGTACGACCTGAGGACCCTGGGGATCACGAAGGTCACCGACCCGAGGGGGAAGATCTGGACGGCGACCTATGACACCAGAGGCAATCGGACTACTACGAAGGATCCGCTGAACCGGACCACGTCAGCGACGTTCAACGGTTTCAATCAGCCGTTGACGGTCACTGATAGCGCTGGGGTGGTGACGACGTTCACCTATGACGCCAACGCGAATCTCCTGTCGCGGTCGACGCCGCTGGTGGGCTCCTCCCCGGCAGTCGCGGAGACGGTTCAGTTCCGTCGCGATGATCCCGCCCACCGGGGTGATGTCACCTCGATGGTGGACCCGCGCGGCAAGGTGTGGACCTACCGGTATGACGCCTTGGGTTACCGCGATCAGGTCACCGACCCGCTTTTGTTCAAGACGACATCGACGTTCAACAACCAGGGGTGGTTGTTGACGTCGGTCAGTCCTCGGGGGAACGTCGCCGGCGCGAACGCCGCGAACTTCACGACCACCTACACCTACACGGCTCACGGCGATGTCGCGACCGTCGCGGGCCCAGAGGGCGGGTCGGTGACAAACGTCTACGACAAGAACCGCAACCTGATTTCGGTCACCGACGCCTTGGGTGCCACAACCGGCTACGCGTTCGACGCCAACGACCAGTTGATCACCATCACACGCCCAGGTGGGTCGCTGGTTCGCAACGAGTACTTCGACGACGGGATGCTCCGCAAGCAGATCGATGCTGCCAGCCAGGAGACCGTCTTCGCGTACAACGCGCTCGATCGGCTGATCACCCAGACGAACCCTCTGGGCCAGGTGACGAGGTATGTCTACGACAAGTCGGGGAACCTCGAGTCGAGGGAGGACCCGGGTGGGAACTGCGCGGCCGTAACAAAGGTCGGTTGCGTGACCTACACCTACAACGACGCGAACCAGTTGGACGACGTCAACCAGCTGAAGGCGATCGACTACTCCGACCCGGGCACCCGTGACGTCACCTCGGTCGACTACGACCCGGCCGGGCGCCGTTCGGCAGTAACCGAGACCGGCGGGGTCGTCACGTCGTGGTCGTGGGACTCCCTCGGCCGTCTGGAGTCGTCGACAGCTGCGGGCCGAACGACGACCTACCGCTACGACCTCGCCGGCAACCTCGAAAAGCTGCAAGGTCCGACCGGGCCGCTGGTCGAACGGGTCTATGACGACGCGGGGCGTTTCGTCGAGGTCAAAGACGGCACCGGGCGCTCCACGACCTTTGGCTACGACGCCGACGCCAACCACACCACCACCACGTTCCCGTCGTCGGTCAACGCTGACACGTTCGGCTACGACAACGCCGGTCGGATGACGTCGGCGACATACCGCAAGGGCACCACGATCCTTGCCGGCGCCACGTTCACCCGAGGAGACAGCCTCGGGCGGGTCACCGGCGAGAACCTCACCTCATTGCCGGGCACGAACTCGAGCTTCACCTACACCGGGCTGAATCAGCTCGGATCCCGTAACGCGACGCCGTTCACCTATGACGCCGCCAACAACGTGACCGGCCTCCAAGGTCGATTCCAGGCAGCCAACGTGGGCGGCCAGCTCTGCTGGGTGGCAGCGACGGCCGGTTCGGGGTGCTCGACTCCACCGTCAAGCGCAACGGGATTCACCTACGACCAGCGCGGGAACCGGATCACCGAAACCCCGACGGCTGGCGTCGGAACGTCATTCGGCTACGACCAAGCCAATCGGTTGACTTCGGCGTCGGTGCCGGCTCAGGGTGGGTCGGGCGGGCAGTACACCGCGCTCGCAACGCCGGCCCGGGTCCTCGACACCCGCCCGGCACCCCAACGCGCAGGGCTGTGTCCGACCACGACCGCTCAGTGCACGACGGTCCCCTCAGGTGGGACCCGGGCGGTGCGGGTGAGCGGGCAGGGTGGGATCCCGACGTCAGGCGTGGCGGCGGTGGCGGTGAATGTCACATCGATCGGGTCGACCGGTGGTGGGTTCTTGACGGTGTGGGGTCCGGGGTCGCGGCCGAACACCTCGAACGTGAACTACCTCACCGGGGCGACGATCACGAACCTGACGATTACGGCGCTGTCGTCGACAGGCACGATCAACATCTGGGCACAAACCCAGACTGACGTGATCGTTGATGTGGTCGGCTGGTACGCCACCCCGACCGGGCAAGCCGGCGGGGAGCTCACCGCGATCAACCCGACCCGGATCCTCGACACCCGCACAAGCACCCGAACCGGGTTGTGCCCAACGACGACACCGCAGTGCACGACCGTCCCGGCGTTCGGGTCCAGGACGGTCCAGGTCAGCGGGCGTGGTGGTGTCCCAGTCACAGGGGTGCAGCAGGTTGTGGTGAACATCACCGCCGTGAACGGCACCGGGGCCGGGTTGTTGACGGCGTGGGCGGCCGGCGCGCCCCAGCCAGGGACGATCAATGTCTCCTACAGCGCCGGGCAGGTGGTCTCCGCGTTGTCGTTCGTGCCGGTCGCTGCGAACGGGCAGGTGTCGGTGGCAAGCCTGTTCGCAGGTACCGACGTGGTCTTCGACGTAGTCGGGTGGGTGTCCGCGCCCAGCGCGTCGAACCAGGCGTTCAACGTCGTCACCCCGACCCGGGTGCTCGACACCCGCCCGCCGCCGTCGCGGGTCGGGGTGTGCGACGCGCCGGGATGCACCCGACTCAGTGCCGGTCAGGCCCGCACCGTTCAGATCACCGGGCAAGGCGGTATCCCCACCAGCGGGGTCAGCGCGGTGCTCGTGAACGTCACGGCGGTCGCTCCGAGCGGGTTCGCCGCGTGGTTGACGGTCCACCGGGCCGGCACCGCCGCCCCGTCAGGTTCCACGCTCGCCTACACCACCGCCACTGTCGCCAACCTCGCGGTCGTGCCGCTCAGCGCCGACGGCAAGCTGACAGTGTCGAACTTCAACGGGTCAACCGACGTGACTCTCGACGTCCAAGGGTTCTACGCGGATACCGCCACCTGGACCTACGCCTATGACGCCGACAACCTGCGGGTGTCGAAGACGTCACCGGCGGGGGTGGTGACCTCGTTCGACTGGGACAAGTCGACCTCGGTACCCCAGCTGATCGCGGAGACGACCGCCGGTGTCACAACCCGCTACGTGTACGGGCCGGGGCTCGCGCCGGTGCAACAGATCGCCGGGTCCACGGTGTCGTACCTGCACCACGACCAACTCGGATCGGTGCGTCTCGTCACCGACAGCGCCGGGAACCAGACCGGCGCTGCGACCTACCTGCCCTACGGGGAACTGGAAGCGTCTTCGGGCACCTTGACCCGATTCGGGTTCGCTGGGTCCTACACCGACCCCGAAACAGGGCTGCAGTACCTACGGGCCCGCTACTACGACCCCGATACCGCCCAGTTCCTGTCACGTGACCCGCTGGTCGGCTTCACCGGTGACCCCTACGGGTACGCCGGGGGGACCCCGCTCAACGCAATCGACCCAACCGGCCTCGCCCCCGCCGACCTGTGGGAGAACGCCCTGCGCGTCGCCGGGCAGTTCGCAGTGTTCGCGGCCGGTTTCGCCGGCGCCGCGATGTGCGGCGCCAGCGTCATCTGTGGCGTCGCCGTCGGCGCCGCGGTCGGGTTCGGCAGCTACGCCGCCGCCAACGCCGGCACAAACCGGTGGAGCTGGGGATGGGCCATCGCCAACACCGCAGTCGGCGGCGCCGCCGGCGGACTCGGCGCCTATGCCGCCCGCGCCGCCACCGGAGTTGCCCCACAATCAGCAATCGGGTTCGCCGATGACGCAGTCGGCAGTGCCTACCAGGGCATGCGATCGGGCGGGGGCCACGCGATGCGCCATCTCATGGACGAGGGGCTCATCCCCAACGCAGGGAGCCTCGCCTCCCGGGCAGCGACCTTCCAGGACCTCACATCTCCGATCCTGAGGAATCCATCAGCGACGTTCAACTGGCGACTGGGTGATACCGCTACGAGAGCGTTCGCCGGCCAAGCAGGGGGGCGTCAAGTCGTCGTGTTCGTGGCGAAAGAAGGCCCCTACCAAGGGCGTGTCATCTCCGCTGTCGTCCCAGATGCGAGCCAGGTCGCTCAGTGGGGTCTGTGA
- a CDS encoding DUF305 domain-containing protein, with the protein MEGPGLAESLTPRSTGQWILAVVALVFLAGAVGYAIRAFAEPSPNELSTVDEGFLIDMVDHHDQAVEMSIIATDRASDPQVRRLAQEVIISQRWELGVMESVLGRGGLTRRTDPEQLAMGWMGMAPMPAAEMPGLATEEQLEELRGASPEQVNDLFLELMIAHHEAGVEMAEFAAADGSNAYVRQFASDVGFNQRDEIDEYRRVQARLAAAAQAPAA; encoded by the coding sequence ATGGAAGGCCCCGGACTCGCCGAATCGCTCACGCCGCGGAGCACGGGCCAGTGGATCCTCGCCGTCGTCGCCCTCGTGTTCCTGGCCGGAGCGGTCGGCTATGCGATCCGGGCCTTCGCCGAACCCAGTCCCAACGAGCTCTCCACCGTCGACGAGGGCTTCCTGATCGACATGGTCGACCACCACGACCAGGCGGTGGAGATGTCGATCATCGCCACCGACCGTGCGTCGGACCCGCAGGTCCGCCGTCTGGCCCAGGAGGTGATCATCTCGCAGCGCTGGGAGCTCGGGGTCATGGAGTCGGTGCTGGGCCGGGGAGGCCTGACCAGGCGCACGGATCCCGAGCAGCTGGCGATGGGATGGATGGGGATGGCGCCGATGCCGGCCGCGGAGATGCCCGGCCTGGCCACCGAGGAGCAGCTCGAGGAGCTGCGCGGCGCTTCCCCCGAGCAGGTGAACGACCTGTTCCTCGAGTTGATGATCGCCCACCACGAGGCCGGGGTGGAGATGGCCGAGTTCGCGGCGGCCGACGGCTCCAACGCCTACGTGCGCCAGTTCGCCTCCGACGTCGGGTTCAACCAGCGCGACGAGATCGACGAGTACCGACGGGTACAGGCCCGGCTGGCGGCCGCCGCCCAGGCTCCCGCCGCCTGA
- a CDS encoding amidohydrolase family protein — translation MDAERIRAELDHPVVDADGHTIEYLPLLRDLVADEGGGSVADRFDALVGSAAVRRSLDVDTRRAHAVARTGWWALPSRNTLDRATAMLPGLLYERLDTLGIDVAVLYPTVGLTVMAIDDDELRRAVARACNRFYAQAYGPYGDRLRPVGVIPTYDPDEAVAELEYATGALGLRGFLFGGLVLRPTPGREPSDRSARWADGLGLDSAHDYDPLWRRCSELAVSPTFHSTGIGFGSRTSPTNYVANHIGNFAAGGEAVCRSLFFGGAMHRFPELRWAFLEGGVAWACNLLADTVGHFEKRNRDALAHYDPAALDREELAALVRRYGDASFTERVDRLGETLTFLSDPDEDDATLDEWATSGVTSVADIVATFTERCFFGCEADDPMNALAFDERVNPGGSRLRAMFASDIGHWDVPDFRGVLPEAWELVEGGLVDREQFADFMFGNVVRLFTATNPDFFAGTAVEAEAKAMAAG, via the coding sequence ATGGACGCCGAACGGATCAGGGCCGAACTCGACCACCCGGTGGTCGACGCCGACGGCCACACCATCGAGTACCTGCCGCTCCTGCGGGACCTGGTGGCCGACGAAGGCGGAGGTTCGGTCGCCGACCGCTTCGACGCCCTGGTCGGTTCGGCCGCCGTCCGACGGTCGCTCGACGTCGACACCCGACGGGCCCACGCGGTCGCCCGGACCGGCTGGTGGGCACTGCCGTCCCGGAACACCCTCGACCGGGCGACGGCCATGCTGCCCGGTCTGCTCTACGAGCGCCTCGACACCTTGGGGATCGACGTCGCCGTCCTCTACCCGACCGTCGGTCTGACGGTGATGGCGATCGACGACGACGAGCTGCGTCGGGCCGTGGCGCGAGCGTGCAACCGCTTCTACGCCCAGGCCTACGGGCCCTACGGCGACCGGTTGCGACCGGTGGGCGTCATCCCGACCTACGACCCCGACGAGGCGGTCGCCGAGCTCGAGTACGCGACCGGGGCACTCGGCCTGCGGGGTTTCCTCTTCGGGGGGCTGGTGCTGCGGCCCACACCGGGCCGGGAGCCCTCGGATCGCTCCGCCCGGTGGGCCGACGGCCTCGGGCTCGACAGCGCCCACGACTACGACCCGCTGTGGCGGCGCTGCTCGGAGCTGGCCGTCTCGCCCACCTTCCACTCGACCGGGATCGGCTTCGGCAGCCGCACGTCGCCGACCAACTACGTCGCCAACCACATCGGCAACTTCGCCGCCGGCGGCGAGGCCGTCTGTCGATCGTTGTTCTTCGGGGGCGCGATGCACCGCTTCCCGGAGCTGAGATGGGCCTTCCTCGAAGGTGGGGTGGCCTGGGCCTGCAACCTGCTCGCCGACACCGTCGGGCACTTCGAGAAGCGCAACCGTGACGCGCTGGCCCACTACGACCCTGCGGCGCTCGACCGCGAGGAGCTGGCCGCCCTGGTGCGGCGCTACGGCGACGCGTCGTTCACCGAGCGCGTCGACCGGCTGGGCGAGACCCTGACGTTCCTCTCCGACCCGGACGAGGACGACGCCACCCTCGACGAGTGGGCGACCAGCGGGGTGACGTCCGTCGCCGACATCGTGGCGACGTTCACCGAGCGGTGCTTCTTCGGCTGCGAGGCCGACGACCCGATGAACGCGCTGGCCTTCGACGAACGGGTGAACCCCGGCGGCAGCCGGTTGCGGGCCATGTTCGCCTCCGACATCGGGCACTGGGACGTGCCGGACTTCCGGGGCGTCCTGCCCGAGGCGTGGGAGCTCGTCGAGGGCGGCCTCGTCGACCGCGAGCAGTTCGCCGACTTCATGTTCGGGAACGTCGTCCGGCTGTTCACCGCCACGAACCCCGACTTCTTCGCCGGCACCGCCGTGGAGGCCGAGGCGAAGGCGATGGCCGCCGGCTGA